From the genome of Virgibacillus siamensis, one region includes:
- a CDS encoding galactokinase, producing the protein MIDLAKEFRKIFNHANHKIQTFFAPGRINLIGEHTDYNGGHVFPAAISFGTYAVGKKRNDSKLRFYSMNFPEIGIIECDLNDLAFSEKHNWANYPKGMIKYVLDAGYSIRNGADILFYGDIPNGAGLSSSASIEMVTGVLLENLFQLKIDRIDMVRIGQKVENHYLGVNSGIMDQFAIGMGKKDNAILLDCQSLAYDYAPIKLDHHAIMIINTNKQRTLAGSKYNERRQECEKALADLQTELPIKSLGELTADTFHQYEQLIENPIHRKRAKHAITENERTLNALHALRNGNLEEFGALMNASHRSLRDDYEVTGPELDTIAEAAWRQEGVIGARMTGAGFGGCAIAIVENDKKDAFQQYVNQTYQAKFGYEPTFYTAAISDGAKTAKEQ; encoded by the coding sequence GGAACATACAGATTACAACGGCGGTCATGTTTTTCCAGCCGCCATTTCATTTGGAACATATGCAGTTGGAAAAAAACGTAATGACAGCAAGCTACGGTTTTATTCCATGAATTTTCCTGAGATTGGCATCATTGAATGTGACCTGAATGACCTAGCTTTTTCGGAAAAACATAACTGGGCAAATTACCCGAAAGGCATGATTAAATACGTGCTGGATGCCGGCTATTCCATCAGAAATGGTGCAGATATTCTTTTCTATGGTGACATCCCGAATGGCGCCGGTCTTTCTTCATCAGCCTCGATTGAAATGGTTACTGGTGTATTACTGGAAAATCTATTCCAGCTGAAAATTGACCGGATTGACATGGTACGAATCGGGCAAAAAGTTGAGAATCATTATCTTGGTGTCAACAGTGGGATTATGGATCAATTCGCGATTGGTATGGGCAAAAAAGACAATGCCATTTTGCTGGACTGTCAGTCACTTGCATATGACTATGCCCCAATCAAACTTGACCATCATGCCATTATGATTATTAATACGAACAAACAGCGTACACTTGCCGGATCTAAATATAATGAACGGCGTCAGGAATGTGAAAAGGCACTTGCTGATCTGCAGACGGAACTTCCCATTAAAAGCCTTGGTGAACTAACTGCGGACACATTCCATCAGTACGAGCAACTCATAGAAAACCCCATCCACCGCAAGCGTGCAAAACATGCTATCACGGAAAATGAGCGTACATTGAATGCACTGCATGCCTTACGTAATGGAAACCTGGAGGAATTTGGTGCTTTAATGAATGCATCACATCGGTCACTCCGGGATGATTATGAAGTTACGGGACCGGAACTCGACACAATTGCAGAAGCTGCCTGGCGCCAAGAAGGAGTTATCGGTGCACGCATGACAGGTGCAGGTTTTGGCGGATGCGCCATCGCGATTGTGGAAAATGATAAAAAGGATGCCTTTCAACAATACGTCAATCAAACATATCAAGCGAAGTTTGGCTACGAACCAACATTTTACACCGCAGCGATCAGTGACGGTGCAAAAACGGCAAAGGAGCAATAA
- the galT gene encoding UDP-glucose--hexose-1-phosphate uridylyltransferase, with amino-acid sequence MIYNAISCLINKGIETGLIEKTDHIYVRNQIMHKLQLDHFPEKTEAATDETIPDLLEHLVDYAVQNELIDNVLDEKEILAANIMNCMVPLPSTVNAAFWRKYASSPESATDYFYQLSKSSNYIQTKRIANNIHFKTKTDYGNLDITINLSKPEKDPEQIRREREIKQNINYPKCVLCIENEGYAGRTGHPPRANHRVIRVPLLGENWHLQYSPYVYYNEHSIVFAEEHRNMRIDRNTFERLLAFTDRFPHYFIGSNADLPIVGGSILSHDHYQGGQYRFAMTDAEDACSVELDDWKEVSASVLNWPLSVLRLKCDQQKPLLNAADHILQTWKRYTDTEADINAFTGDTPHNTITPIARIRDGAYELDLVLRNNRTSDEHPLGIFHPHADVHHIKKENIGLIEVMGLAVLPARLKDELDEIRKLLLGEKNNVAAYHKDWALEIKAAYGEQSDKSKATDIIRTELGKKFTRVLEHAGVFKRTNTGEKAFKRFLQTVNERMERP; translated from the coding sequence ATGATTTATAACGCTATTTCCTGTCTGATAAACAAGGGAATCGAAACCGGCTTAATTGAAAAAACAGACCATATTTATGTGCGCAATCAAATCATGCACAAACTGCAGCTTGATCATTTCCCTGAAAAAACAGAAGCTGCAACAGATGAAACGATACCGGATTTACTTGAACATTTGGTCGATTATGCCGTTCAGAACGAGCTGATCGATAATGTTTTGGACGAAAAAGAAATACTTGCTGCCAATATCATGAATTGTATGGTTCCCCTGCCTTCGACGGTCAATGCTGCTTTTTGGAGAAAATATGCATCGTCACCTGAGTCGGCAACCGATTATTTTTATCAGCTGAGTAAGAGCAGCAACTACATTCAGACGAAACGAATCGCCAACAACATTCATTTTAAAACCAAAACAGATTATGGAAATTTGGATATCACCATTAATTTGTCAAAACCGGAAAAAGATCCGGAACAAATCCGCCGGGAGCGCGAAATCAAACAAAATATCAACTATCCGAAATGTGTGCTGTGCATTGAAAATGAAGGATATGCAGGGCGTACCGGACACCCGCCAAGAGCGAACCACCGTGTCATCAGAGTGCCGCTGCTTGGGGAAAATTGGCATCTGCAATACTCACCATACGTTTACTATAATGAACATAGTATTGTTTTTGCAGAGGAACACCGCAACATGCGGATTGACCGAAATACATTTGAAAGGCTGCTCGCTTTCACAGACAGATTCCCGCATTATTTTATCGGGTCAAATGCTGACTTGCCGATTGTCGGTGGATCCATCCTGTCACACGATCACTATCAGGGCGGCCAATACCGGTTTGCCATGACAGATGCAGAGGATGCCTGTTCAGTTGAACTGGATGACTGGAAAGAAGTATCTGCTTCAGTTCTAAATTGGCCTCTTTCCGTTTTACGCCTGAAATGTGACCAACAGAAACCACTGCTTAATGCTGCTGACCATATTTTGCAGACATGGAAAAGATACACTGATACAGAAGCTGATATCAATGCTTTTACCGGCGACACACCACATAACACCATAACGCCGATTGCCCGGATTCGCGATGGGGCTTATGAACTCGATCTTGTGTTGCGCAACAATCGCACATCAGATGAGCATCCGCTTGGAATCTTCCATCCGCATGCTGATGTGCATCATATTAAAAAAGAAAATATCGGCTTAATCGAAGTGATGGGACTTGCCGTTCTGCCGGCCCGATTAAAAGATGAACTCGATGAAATCAGAAAACTTCTGCTCGGCGAAAAGAACAATGTTGCTGCTTATCATAAAGACTGGGCATTGGAAATAAAAGCTGCATATGGTGAGCAATCGGACAAAAGTAAAGCAACAGACATTATCCGGACAGAATTGGGTAAAAAATTCACTCGGGTTTTAGAGCATGCTGGCGTGTTTAAACGTACGAATACTGGTGAAAAGGCATTTAAAAGGTTCCTTCAAACCGTTAATGAGAGGATGGAGCGTCCATGA
- a CDS encoding aldose epimerase family protein yields MNITENVMTVQGETWREFTLFNDSNMEVSILNFGGIISRIITPDRHGNVENVVLGFENYRDYAVNPAFFGAIIGRVAGRIPNAAFTINNQAYYLDANDGKNHLHGGPNGFHHKLWNADPYETKTTVGVRLSLDSPDMESGYPGNVRINVCYELDNHNRLRITYHAEADRTTPLALTNHTYFNLSGNVTQSVANHHITMKNAGFAELDQEFIPTGSILDPAGTPFDFSSGRPIQDGIQSIHPQNKIVGNGYDHYFLFEKNGDPDVTVYEPESGRTLTVTTNEPGLVLYTSNNLDDGLKLDGGESGRYAGVCLETQKHPAALTNSNFPSILVTPDQPYHTTTTFTINTK; encoded by the coding sequence ATGAATATAACAGAAAATGTGATGACAGTTCAGGGGGAAACATGGCGTGAGTTTACGTTGTTTAACGATAGTAACATGGAAGTAAGCATTCTGAACTTTGGCGGAATCATTAGCCGGATCATAACTCCGGATCGCCATGGAAACGTTGAAAATGTTGTTCTTGGCTTTGAAAATTATCGGGATTATGCGGTTAACCCCGCCTTCTTTGGCGCAATCATTGGCCGCGTCGCCGGAAGAATCCCAAATGCAGCTTTCACCATAAATAATCAAGCCTATTATTTGGACGCCAATGACGGGAAAAATCATCTTCATGGCGGACCAAATGGTTTTCATCATAAACTGTGGAATGCGGATCCATATGAAACGAAGACGACTGTTGGTGTCAGACTATCGCTGGACAGTCCTGATATGGAATCAGGTTATCCAGGCAATGTCCGAATAAATGTATGCTATGAACTGGACAATCACAACCGGCTCAGAATTACGTATCACGCTGAAGCTGACAGAACCACCCCGCTTGCATTGACCAATCATACATATTTTAATTTGAGTGGAAACGTCACTCAGTCAGTTGCGAATCATCACATCACCATGAAAAATGCCGGTTTCGCCGAATTGGATCAAGAATTCATTCCTACTGGCAGCATACTTGATCCGGCTGGGACTCCATTTGATTTTTCAAGCGGAAGACCCATACAGGATGGGATTCAATCAATTCATCCACAAAATAAAATTGTTGGAAATGGGTATGATCATTATTTTCTGTTTGAGAAGAACGGGGATCCCGATGTTACTGTATATGAACCTGAAAGCGGACGCACATTGACAGTTACAACAAATGAACCCGGGCTGGTATTGTATACATCCAATAATCTTGATGATGGGTTGAAACTTGACGGCGGGGAATCCGGAAGATATGCCGGAGTTTGTCTGGAAACACAAAAACACCCGGCAGCACTGACCAATAGCAACTTCCCGTCAATCCTTGTCACACCAGATCAGCCCTATCACACCACAACAACTTTCACAATCAACACTAAATAA